One part of the Parabacteroides distasonis ATCC 8503 genome encodes these proteins:
- a CDS encoding sodium ion-translocating decarboxylase subunit beta: MNEIFQNLYEMTAFSNIIAEPQFLIMYAIAFVLLYLGIKKQYEPLLLVPIAFGVLLANFPGGDMGVIQADENGLVNVHGVMRNIWEMPLHDIAHELGLMNFIYYMLIKTGFLPPIIFMGVGALTDFGPMLRNLRLSIFGAAAQLGIFTVLLVAILMGFTPKEAASLGIIGGADGPTAIFTTIKLAPHLLGPIAIAAYSYMALVPVIIPLVVKLLCSKKELQINMKEQEKKYPSNMEIKNLRVLKIIFPIVVTTVVALFVPSSVPLIGMLMFGNLVKEIGTNTFRLFDAASNSIMNAATIFLGLSVGATMTTEAFLNLTTIGIVIGGFLAFALSIAGGIFFVKIFNLFTKKKINPLIGATGLSAVPMASRVANEIALQYDPKNHVLQYCMASNISGVIGSAVAAGVLISFLG; this comes from the coding sequence ATGAACGAGATATTTCAAAACTTATATGAGATGACTGCGTTCAGCAATATCATTGCTGAACCGCAGTTCTTGATCATGTATGCCATAGCGTTCGTATTGCTCTACCTCGGTATCAAGAAACAATACGAGCCGCTATTGCTCGTGCCTATCGCGTTCGGCGTATTGCTCGCCAATTTCCCCGGAGGCGATATGGGAGTGATTCAAGCGGATGAGAATGGGTTGGTTAATGTACACGGCGTGATGAGAAACATCTGGGAAATGCCGCTGCATGATATCGCACACGAACTTGGCTTGATGAACTTCATCTATTATATGTTGATCAAGACGGGCTTCTTGCCGCCGATTATCTTCATGGGTGTCGGTGCGTTGACCGACTTCGGACCGATGCTCCGTAACCTTCGCCTATCCATTTTCGGCGCCGCGGCTCAATTGGGAATCTTCACGGTGCTTTTGGTAGCGATCTTGATGGGATTCACACCAAAAGAGGCAGCGTCTTTAGGTATTATCGGTGGCGCCGATGGCCCGACGGCTATCTTCACGACCATTAAATTGGCTCCGCATTTGCTAGGCCCGATCGCTATCGCCGCTTATTCTTACATGGCTTTGGTACCGGTTATCATCCCGTTGGTCGTTAAGCTACTGTGTTCTAAGAAAGAATTACAGATCAACATGAAGGAACAAGAGAAGAAATACCCTTCTAACATGGAGATCAAGAATTTGCGTGTATTGAAGATTATCTTCCCGATCGTGGTAACTACCGTAGTCGCCCTGTTTGTTCCCAGCTCCGTTCCTTTGATCGGTATGTTGATGTTCGGTAATCTTGTAAAAGAGATCGGAACCAATACGTTCCGTCTGTTCGATGCCGCTTCCAACAGTATCATGAACGCAGCCACGATCTTCCTCGGATTATCCGTCGGGGCAACCATGACCACGGAAGCGTTCTTGAACCTAACAACAATCGGTATCGTAATCGGCGGTTTCTTGGCATTCGCCTTGTCTATCGCCGGAGGTATCTTCTTCGTTAAGATTTTCAATTTGTTCACTAAGAAGAAAATCAATCCGCTTATCGGAGCCACGGGTTTAAGCGCCGTGCCAATGGCCTCTCGTGTGGCGAATGAGATCGCGTTGCAATATGATCCGAAGAACCATGTCTTGCAATATTGCATGGCTAGTAATATCTCGGGAGTGATCGGCTCGGCGGTAGCTGCCGGCGTATTGATTTCCTTCTTGGGATAA